The DNA region AAGGGGTAAAATTCGACAGTCCTCGCCGAGTCAGCACCAGTGAGTATATTGTTCTTAGCAAGCGCATGAGTCCTCAGATTCAGCGAATTCAGCGCAGAGGAAAAATTGTCAGTATTAGCGAACTCACCTAATTTCAATAACTCAAATTAATTTAAATTCAGGAGAAATTGATTATGTCACTATGGATAACAGACTTGCAGCCGACTGAGCTGAGAGAACGCAAAGCAGACGAGGATTTTAATCTTATCATTCGTACCGCCTATAAAAAGTTTTAGGGAATGCTTATTTATTAGACTGCGATCGCCTAGAAACTGCTGAATCTCTATTTAGAAATGGCGATCTTACCGTACGCGGTTTTGTCCGTGCGATCGGTCAATCTGAACTATATCGTTCGCTATTTTTTGAGAATTTTTCTCAATACCGCTTTATCGAAATGAACTGTAAGCACTTTTTGGGACGCGCGCCTCTAGATCAGGCAGAAATCTCCCAGCACGTGCAAATCTATAACAACCTTGGTTACGAAGCTGAGATTGACTCATATATTGATAGCGAAGAGTACAACAATGCTTTTGGGGAAAATATTGTTCCTTGTCCCCGTACCGAAAGCAATCAGCGCACCTTGATGAATGTAGGCTTTAATCGTACCTACGCTCTGTATCGTGGTTACGCTAGCAGCGATACTACTACCAATAAAGCCAAGCTAATCTCAGATTTAGCAGCTAATAAACCTACTCCCATTGTTTTTCCTAGCAAAAGCTCTGGTAGAACTCCAGGTGTTAACAACAAGCGTTTCCGCATTAAGGCAACTAAAGCCAGCATTGGTTCTTTAAATCGTTTTAGCAACCAAACTTACAATGTTGACTACGAACAGCTAAACGCCAAAATCAAGAATCTACAGCGTACGGGAGCGAAGATACTCAGTATCACTGAGCTCTAAGTTAACAGCTCAATCAAATATCTTGGAGGCGAATTTATCCTCGCCTTCTATCTAAAATTTGGAGGATATAATATGACAGGAATGATTAATACTGGAGATAACAATATTAGCGGGTACGGTAGTCGTACTGTTGCTATTGAAGTTACAGGAGTGTGTCGTCAAGAATTAACGCGTACTAGTAACTATACAGTTAAAGTTCCCTACAGTCGGATGTCTCAAACCATCCAAAATATTAACCGCCTGGGAGGAAAAGTAGCTAATATTTCCTTAAATAAAACTACTCTTGTCGCTTCCACTGAAGATCCTGAACAAGAAGTACCTAAGCGTTCTAATGGCTAAAAAAATCGCAGTCGCAAATGATTTGAATTAAATAAGCGGTTTAATCAGCAGATTGAGGATTACTATCTAGCAGCGGATAACCTAGCTGCTAGGATTTAAAAAACTCATGCTTAACATTTAGCCGTTAGGTAATAAAATAATCTAAACTTTTTTATAGACATTTTGACCTCAAAATTCATGAATATTGATGAATTTGTCGAACGTTCTTTGGGTAAATGGCGATCGCAGCGCAGCGCACACCATTTAGCTTTTCATCACTTTGAAGAAGTAACTTCTCAGATTGAAATCCTCCCTTTAGAAAATAATGACGAAAGGGTAATCGCACTTTGCAAAGCCAATCAGGTAGATCCTCATTTGGTTACTAGTCCTTTTTATATGACTTGGTTAGGAGAATCAGATTGGGACGAAGATGAGGTGCTTTCGGGTTCAACGGTGTTAGTTCCTTTACCAGATCTAGACAACCCAGCTTTAGGGCAACTATTGAGAGAACAGGGATATGCTGAAACTGTTCCTGCGGTTGGTCAGTATCAGCTAGTAGAAGACGGTTCGTTTATTCTGAATACTAAGTACGAAAGAGCAACAGCAGAGGAAAAAATTTGGTTTGCCACAGAAAACTTGCGTTTTCGTGTTTCTTTAATTAAAACAGGAGACGGAAAGGGAGTTACTACGGCTTCGTTTTCTTCGGAGATTCGATCGCTTAATTTAAATGAATAAATTAACAGTTGTCTAATATATTTTTAGTAAACAACTTAGTAAACAGCGTAGTAAACAGCGATCGCTTAGATTTAAAAGTTTAACGTGTCAACTTTTTGTCTAACCTAAATAACTGTCTTCAAGTAATGCACCACATCGCTTTTGTGGGGGTAAAGCATTTATCTGATTGCTCTTGAAAAATTAAGCCCTCAATAAAATTAATAAAATTAGCGATATTCCTCATGCTTTCTTGATTAATTTTAAGCAGGATGACGCTTGAAAAAACCTGGCATAATTATTTCCTTTTTTAAAAAAAATTTATCAATACGAGACAATGTTGACTCAAGAACATTATTCAGCACAAGATAATAACCTTCTTAATGAGCTAGCCAGACTGATGGCAGGAGATTTTTCTAATCGTCAACAGTCTGATGCCGATCCCAAAAACTATGCCCATATTCGGATTTTTTTTCGCCCCTTACCTTGGGAATTTTTCTCAGGTATTGGCTTTTATTCTGAACAAGTTTATGACTACGATCTTTGGACACCTTATCGTCAAGGGGTTCATCGTCTAATAGATCGAGGCGATCGCATTTATATTGAAAACTATAGTCTTAAAGAGGCTGAGAACTATGCGGGTTCTGGTCATAATCGCGATATTTTACTGACAATTCCCTCAGATGGTATTGAACGTCGTTACAACTGTTCTATGGTGTTTCGCAAAGAAGGCAATATGTTTCACGGTAGCGTTGAGCCTGGCAACAAATGCTTAATCCATCGCAAAGGGGTTCAAACCTATTTAGTAAGCAATGTAGAGCTGAACGAAACCACCTGGATTAGCTGGGATAGAGGCATGGATTTAAATAATCACCAGCAAATTTGGGGATCGGCAGTAGGACCACTAAAATTTGCTAAAAGAGCCAGTTTTGCTGAGGAATTACCTTAAATGAATTGATTC from Coleofasciculaceae cyanobacterium includes:
- a CDS encoding phycobiliprotein lyase; its protein translation is MNIDEFVERSLGKWRSQRSAHHLAFHHFEEVTSQIEILPLENNDERVIALCKANQVDPHLVTSPFYMTWLGESDWDEDEVLSGSTVLVPLPDLDNPALGQLLREQGYAETVPAVGQYQLVEDGSFILNTKYERATAEEKIWFATENLRFRVSLIKTGDGKGVTTASFSSEIRSLNLNE
- a CDS encoding phycobilisome linker polypeptide, with protein sequence MNVGFNRTYALYRGYASSDTTTNKAKLISDLAANKPTPIVFPSKSSGRTPGVNNKRFRIKATKASIGSLNRFSNQTYNVDYEQLNAKIKNLQRTGAKILSITEL
- a CDS encoding phycobilisome linker polypeptide encodes the protein MTGMINTGDNNISGYGSRTVAIEVTGVCRQELTRTSNYTVKVPYSRMSQTIQNINRLGGKVANISLNKTTLVASTEDPEQEVPKRSNG
- a CDS encoding chromophore lyase CpcT/CpeT, with amino-acid sequence MLTQEHYSAQDNNLLNELARLMAGDFSNRQQSDADPKNYAHIRIFFRPLPWEFFSGIGFYSEQVYDYDLWTPYRQGVHRLIDRGDRIYIENYSLKEAENYAGSGHNRDILLTIPSDGIERRYNCSMVFRKEGNMFHGSVEPGNKCLIHRKGVQTYLVSNVELNETTWISWDRGMDLNNHQQIWGSAVGPLKFAKRASFAEELP